From one Candidatus Zixiibacteriota bacterium genomic stretch:
- a CDS encoding MFS transporter, whose amino-acid sequence MDESRDSGRPRSASSQPVLNRNLLIIFGITLMAVLGVSSVTPAFPRMAEELGVSVQSITLLITVFTLPGIVLTPIFGVLADRYGRKRIIVPSLLVFALAGGSCSLVREFEWLLVFRFLQGVGGASIMSLNTTVIGDLYTGDDRRTAMGYNSSVLSIGTASYPLIGGALASFAWYYPFLLPLAAIPVAFVVLFLLNNPEPRSRESLRSYFGNIRKAMSRRIAGIYLGSFISFFLLYGSYLAFFPFLIRSRFDGTPMTIGLVMSSMSITTAMTSSQLGRLSRKYRPAVLLTVGSVMYTVALVSMPLIPRVELLVIPAMMFGFGQGMNLPNLQAQLATLAPMEYRAAFMSANAMVLRTGQTLGPLALGAVFSVGGLSSVFFAGAVCALILLLVVWGLIADRG is encoded by the coding sequence ATGGACGAGTCGCGCGATTCAGGACGACCCCGCTCGGCGTCTTCCCAGCCGGTGCTCAACCGCAATCTGCTGATCATATTCGGGATTACACTCATGGCGGTGCTCGGCGTTTCGAGCGTTACGCCGGCCTTCCCGCGCATGGCCGAAGAGCTGGGGGTATCGGTCCAGTCGATCACGCTGCTGATTACGGTATTCACGCTGCCCGGTATCGTGCTGACGCCGATATTCGGCGTGCTGGCCGACCGGTACGGTCGCAAGCGCATCATCGTGCCGTCGCTGCTGGTATTCGCCCTGGCCGGGGGATCGTGCAGCCTCGTTCGCGAGTTCGAGTGGCTGCTGGTGTTCCGGTTTCTGCAGGGTGTGGGGGGAGCATCGATCATGTCGCTGAATACGACCGTGATCGGCGATCTGTATACGGGCGACGATCGGCGCACGGCGATGGGCTACAATTCGAGCGTCCTGTCGATCGGCACCGCGAGCTACCCGCTGATCGGCGGCGCGCTGGCGAGTTTCGCGTGGTATTACCCGTTTCTGCTGCCGCTGGCCGCGATTCCGGTCGCGTTCGTGGTTCTCTTCCTGCTGAACAATCCGGAACCGCGCAGCCGCGAATCTCTTCGCAGCTACTTCGGCAATATCCGCAAAGCGATGAGTCGCCGTATTGCGGGTATCTATCTGGGCAGTTTCATCAGCTTCTTCCTGCTCTATGGAAGTTACCTGGCGTTTTTTCCGTTTTTGATCAGGAGCAGGTTCGATGGAACGCCGATGACGATCGGGTTGGTGATGTCGAGCATGTCGATCACCACTGCCATGACATCCTCGCAGCTCGGTCGGTTGAGCCGGAAGTACCGTCCGGCCGTGCTGCTGACGGTGGGATCGGTGATGTATACGGTAGCGCTGGTATCGATGCCGTTGATTCCGCGTGTCGAGTTGCTCGTGATCCCGGCGATGATGTTCGGTTTCGGCCAGGGTATGAATCTCCCCAATCTGCAGGCGCAACTGGCGACTCTCGCGCCGATGGAGTACAGGGCGGCGTTCATGTCGGCAAACGCGATGGTCCTGAGAACCGGGCAGACCCTTGGACCGCTTGCACTGGGGGCTGTGTTTTCAGTCGGGGGGCTTTCGTCGGTATTTTTCGCGGGTGCGGTGTGCGCACTCATTCTGCTGCTGGTGGTCTGGGGATTGATCGCGGATCGCGGGTGA
- the hemG gene encoding protoporphyrinogen oxidase: MPAVDVAIVGGGISGLAALHYLRRRRPEWTVVLLESDTRLGGTIGTDIAEGYSFDWGPNGFLDREPLTLALCDELGLRDRIERANNNVSNRFIARGGRLRPVPMSPPKFLASDILSIKGRLRVLMEPFAPGPADKSDESVYSFAERRIGKEAADYLVQPMVSGVYGGVAERLSLKSCFPVMHEMESEYGSLVKAMIARKRLARAKGKKSGGPAGPGGWLTSFHGGLYGIIERFGELYRDFVRTGSPVERIEKEDGLYRLRLRNSEPITARFVILALPSFAASPVVAPLSPGLATALSAIPYAPITVVCLGYDKRNVRRSLDGFGFLVPRREGLTILGSIWTSSIFARRAPEGKVQFRTMVGGDGDHGSVNLSDSALVDRVCRDMDSLLGLTGEPELLRIYRWSHGIPQYRIGHAEIVKQLEAELKWAGNLYVTGNAYYGIGLNDCVRQSHRVVEAILADSARVSS; the protein is encoded by the coding sequence GTGCCCGCCGTTGATGTCGCAATCGTCGGCGGCGGCATTAGCGGGCTCGCCGCACTCCACTATCTCAGGCGCCGCAGACCCGAGTGGACCGTGGTGCTGCTCGAGTCCGATACACGCCTCGGAGGAACCATCGGTACCGACATCGCCGAGGGCTACTCTTTTGACTGGGGACCAAACGGATTTCTCGATCGTGAACCGCTAACCCTCGCGCTCTGCGATGAACTCGGACTGCGCGACCGCATCGAGCGCGCCAACAACAATGTCAGCAACCGCTTCATAGCGCGCGGCGGCAGACTGCGTCCCGTCCCGATGTCGCCTCCCAAATTCCTTGCGTCGGACATACTCAGTATCAAGGGCCGACTGCGTGTCCTGATGGAACCGTTCGCACCGGGACCGGCGGACAAAAGTGACGAATCCGTCTACTCCTTCGCGGAACGACGAATCGGCAAAGAAGCCGCAGACTATCTGGTTCAACCGATGGTCTCGGGGGTCTACGGCGGCGTCGCGGAACGCCTCTCGCTCAAATCCTGCTTTCCCGTCATGCACGAGATGGAGTCTGAGTACGGTTCGCTCGTCAAAGCCATGATCGCCAGGAAAAGACTCGCCCGCGCGAAGGGCAAAAAGTCCGGCGGTCCGGCCGGACCGGGAGGCTGGCTGACGTCTTTCCACGGCGGCCTTTACGGCATTATCGAGCGATTTGGCGAACTCTATCGAGACTTCGTGAGGACCGGAAGCCCGGTTGAGAGAATCGAAAAAGAGGATGGCCTCTATCGACTGCGCCTCCGAAACTCGGAGCCGATAACCGCTCGGTTCGTGATCCTGGCGCTGCCCTCCTTCGCTGCATCTCCTGTCGTTGCGCCGTTGTCGCCGGGACTGGCCACGGCGCTGAGCGCAATCCCCTACGCTCCCATTACTGTCGTCTGCCTCGGATACGACAAACGAAATGTGAGGCGGTCGCTCGACGGCTTCGGTTTTCTCGTGCCGCGCCGCGAAGGCCTGACCATTCTCGGCTCCATCTGGACGTCATCCATCTTTGCCCGTCGCGCCCCGGAAGGCAAAGTACAGTTTCGCACTATGGTCGGCGGCGACGGCGACCACGGGTCGGTCAACCTGTCCGACTCGGCTCTGGTGGACCGGGTATGTCGTGACATGGACAGCCTGCTCGGCCTGACGGGTGAACCGGAACTGCTTAGGATCTACCGATGGAGCCACGGCATTCCCCAGTACCGGATCGGCCATGCCGAGATCGTGAAGCAGCTCGAGGCTGAACTGAAGTGGGCGGGCAATCTGTACGTGACCGGCAACGCCTATTACGGAATCGGGCTGAACGACTGCGTCAGGCAGTCGCATCGGGTCGTGGAGGCGATACTGGCCGACTCAGCGCGCGTGTCGAGCTGA
- the hemH gene encoding ferrochelatase, whose amino-acid sequence MKTETCVILLGMGGPNVLSDVREYLYNIFSDRTLIRLPGGVLLQKPFAAMISALRCGKVRSHYELIGGGSPLLKWTRAQADRIERIMASDHPGFRSFVGMRYFHPKIDRAIHEAYAAGFRKMIFLPMYPQYSIATTGSSFATAAKSLKRYPDVTAEFIKDFHDHQAYIRLLRDYIDAGIEPGETLLFSAHSLPKKFVDDGDPYVNQIYETARLAAGDREHHVAFQSRTGPVEWVGPDTVDECRRLLQERQGGLFVVPVAFVCDHIETLYELDIELPHLIGEPAQGRLRRMEMFNDDRRFAEALAGLVLERMDDRARR is encoded by the coding sequence GTGAAGACCGAAACCTGCGTCATACTTCTGGGTATGGGTGGACCGAATGTACTCAGCGACGTTCGCGAGTATCTGTACAACATTTTCTCCGACCGTACGCTGATTCGGCTCCCCGGCGGTGTCCTCCTGCAGAAACCGTTTGCGGCGATGATCTCGGCGCTGCGATGCGGTAAGGTGCGGTCTCACTACGAGTTGATTGGCGGCGGTTCACCGCTGTTGAAGTGGACGCGTGCACAGGCTGATCGGATTGAACGGATCATGGCGTCCGACCATCCGGGATTCCGGAGCTTCGTCGGAATGCGCTACTTCCATCCGAAAATCGACCGGGCGATTCATGAGGCGTACGCCGCGGGCTTTCGCAAAATGATCTTCCTTCCCATGTATCCCCAGTACAGCATCGCCACGACTGGATCATCGTTTGCCACGGCTGCGAAGTCACTGAAGCGTTACCCCGATGTCACCGCTGAATTCATAAAGGATTTCCACGACCATCAGGCCTATATCCGGTTGCTGCGCGACTATATCGACGCCGGCATTGAACCGGGGGAGACGCTTCTCTTCTCGGCGCACTCACTGCCGAAAAAATTCGTCGACGACGGTGATCCGTACGTGAACCAGATCTATGAGACCGCCCGGCTCGCGGCCGGCGACCGGGAACACCACGTCGCCTTTCAGAGCCGTACCGGCCCCGTGGAGTGGGTCGGCCCGGACACCGTCGATGAATGTCGGCGCTTGTTGCAGGAGCGGCAGGGGGGACTGTTTGTCGTGCCGGTCGCGTTTGTCTGCGACCACATCGAGACGCTGTACGAGCTCGACATCGAACTGCCCCACCTGATCGGCGAGCCGGCACAGGGAAGACTCCGCCGCATGGAAATGTTCAACGATGACCGGCGGTTCGCCGAGGCGCTTGCCGGCCTGGTCTTGGAACGGATGGACGATCGTGCCCGCCGTTGA
- the hemN gene encoding oxygen-independent coproporphyrinogen III oxidase, with amino-acid sequence MTMTSTATSVPIELLRKYDCPGPRYTSYPTAPVWTGEVGSDDYVNALRTAATHNDSPLAVYCHIPFCRSRCFYCGCNTCITRNHDSIDSYIDALEREVDAVALHLGDRSRVSQLHFGGGTPTFIGDDGIERIMQSLDRRFSFADDAERSIELDPRVTTSDQLRYLARRGFNRVSLGVQDLDPVVQQAIGRIQPEPVVAKMLEECRHLDFRGINFDLIYGLPFQTTGRFRDTLHKVIAMRPDRLAVYSFAYLPSVKSNQAKIRPEDLPTTEEKYRLFALAVEMLTAAGYRQIGMDHFALPDDELSIAQQDGRLHRNFMGYTVQAAPDMIGFGMSSIGYIDHSFFQNESGLDSYRKTIQQHGLAVYRGMRLSSDDLVRQYVISSLMCNFFLPFDDFRRRFGVDFQSAFIDECRHLKEFFRDDFLVKTDSGLAITPVGRTFVRNIAMTFDAYLGDNGKGKPATFSRTI; translated from the coding sequence ATGACAATGACCTCGACAGCGACGTCCGTACCCATTGAATTGCTCCGGAAATACGATTGCCCCGGTCCGCGCTATACCAGCTATCCCACGGCCCCCGTCTGGACGGGTGAGGTGGGCTCCGACGATTATGTCAATGCGCTTCGCACCGCAGCCACACATAATGATTCCCCGCTGGCGGTCTACTGCCACATACCGTTCTGCCGTTCGCGCTGCTTCTACTGCGGCTGTAATACGTGCATTACACGGAACCACGACAGCATCGACTCGTATATCGATGCGCTTGAGCGCGAAGTTGACGCGGTTGCCCTCCATCTCGGAGACCGATCACGGGTCAGCCAACTCCATTTCGGCGGCGGTACACCCACGTTTATCGGCGACGATGGAATCGAACGAATCATGCAGTCGCTGGACCGCCGCTTCTCCTTCGCTGATGACGCCGAACGCTCTATTGAACTTGACCCGCGCGTAACGACATCAGACCAGCTGCGGTATCTGGCCCGCCGTGGGTTCAATCGCGTCTCCCTGGGCGTACAGGACCTCGATCCGGTCGTGCAGCAGGCCATCGGGCGCATACAACCGGAGCCGGTCGTCGCAAAGATGCTCGAGGAATGCCGGCACCTTGACTTCCGTGGCATCAATTTCGATCTGATCTATGGCCTGCCGTTTCAGACAACGGGGCGCTTCCGCGACACGCTGCACAAGGTGATCGCCATGCGACCCGACCGACTGGCCGTCTACTCATTCGCCTATCTGCCTTCGGTGAAATCGAACCAGGCGAAAATCCGGCCGGAGGACCTGCCGACGACCGAAGAGAAATACCGGCTTTTCGCCCTGGCGGTGGAGATGCTGACCGCGGCAGGTTACCGGCAAATCGGTATGGATCACTTCGCGCTGCCCGACGATGAGTTGTCGATCGCCCAGCAGGACGGCAGATTGCACCGCAACTTCATGGGATATACGGTGCAGGCGGCGCCGGACATGATTGGATTCGGCATGTCCTCCATCGGCTATATCGACCACTCCTTCTTCCAGAACGAGTCCGGTCTGGACAGTTACCGCAAGACGATTCAGCAGCACGGCCTGGCCGTGTACCGCGGGATGCGCCTCTCCAGCGACGATCTCGTGCGGCAGTATGTTATCTCGTCGCTCATGTGCAACTTCTTCCTCCCCTTTGATGATTTCCGGCGTCGGTTTGGCGTGGACTTTCAAAGCGCATTTATCGATGAATGCCGACACCTGAAAGAGTTCTTCCGCGATGACTTCCTCGTGAAAACGGATTCCGGACTGGCTATCACGCCGGTCGGCCGCACGTTTGTCCGCAACATCGCGATGACATTTGACGCGTACCTCGGCGACAACGGCAAAGGGAAACCCGCCACCTTCTCCCGGACCATTTGA
- the hemE gene encoding uroporphyrinogen decarboxylase, protein MGLTSSPFLAACRGDNDGPIPIWIMRQAGRYLPEYRAIREKVSFQQLCRSPELIAEVVRQPIDRFDLDAAILFSDILTMLEPMGMKIDFPEGGPVLHNPIQSERDVDLLREPDPRTELAFALEGVAMIKRMLPSKPLIGFIGSPFTLASYMVEGAGSKSFSRAKRFLHEFPAAAQRLFDKLVSVSAQYLRAQIEAGADAVQIFDSWGGVLSRSDYRRWSVEPLNRIFSSLRDLKTPRILFVNNVAPYADLLDGVECEVVGVDYRVDIGALAKQLSTRSIQGNLDPTVLFDTPDVVRRETRKVLDSVGDHRRFIFNLGHGIEPETPIESVHAMIETVRSFRR, encoded by the coding sequence ATGGGCCTGACCTCGAGCCCCTTTCTGGCTGCCTGTCGCGGCGACAACGATGGACCGATTCCGATCTGGATCATGCGGCAGGCCGGACGGTACCTGCCCGAGTACCGGGCAATCCGCGAAAAAGTCTCATTCCAGCAGTTGTGCCGGTCCCCGGAACTGATTGCCGAGGTCGTCAGGCAGCCGATCGACCGGTTTGATCTCGACGCCGCGATTCTTTTTTCCGATATCCTGACCATGCTCGAACCGATGGGGATGAAGATTGACTTCCCCGAGGGCGGGCCGGTGTTGCACAACCCGATCCAATCCGAGCGCGATGTTGACCTGTTGCGCGAACCGGACCCCCGAACGGAGCTGGCGTTTGCGCTCGAAGGCGTCGCGATGATCAAGCGGATGTTGCCGTCGAAGCCGCTCATTGGGTTTATCGGGTCCCCCTTCACTCTGGCCTCCTACATGGTCGAAGGCGCCGGCTCGAAAAGTTTCAGCCGCGCCAAGCGATTTTTGCACGAGTTTCCCGCGGCCGCACAACGGCTCTTCGACAAACTGGTGAGCGTCAGCGCGCAGTACCTGCGGGCGCAGATCGAGGCGGGCGCCGATGCCGTCCAGATCTTCGACAGCTGGGGAGGAGTGCTCTCACGCAGCGATTACCGGCGCTGGTCGGTCGAGCCGCTTAACAGGATTTTCAGCAGCCTTCGCGACCTGAAAACGCCGCGCATCCTGTTTGTCAACAACGTCGCTCCTTACGCGGACCTGCTCGACGGCGTTGAATGCGAAGTGGTCGGAGTAGACTACCGGGTCGATATCGGTGCCCTTGCGAAACAGCTTTCGACCAGAAGCATTCAGGGCAATCTCGACCCCACCGTGTTGTTCGATACCCCCGACGTTGTCCGGCGCGAAACCCGTAAAGTCCTCGACAGTGTCGGCGACCATCGCCGCTTCATTTTCAACCTCGGTCACGGCATCGAGCCGGAGACGCCGATCGAGTCGGTGCATGCTATGATCGAAACCGTCCGGAGTTTCCGCCGATGA
- the hemL gene encoding glutamate-1-semialdehyde 2,1-aminomutase produces MAKTDKSRELMLKAGAVTPGGVHSPVRAFKSVGGTPRFIDRGEKAWLIDVDGNRYIDFCCSWGPLILGHGDPDVVAAVKAQIDRGMTFGASTEHEYNLASFIVEQVDAVESIRFVSSGTEAVMSAVRVARGFTGRDLILKFEGCYHGHSDHLLVSAGSGLATFGQPSSAGVPRALTSETAVLPLDDEEALEAFFKQHGDRLAAVIIEGIPANNGLLIQRHEYIRLLRALTEKHGALLILDEVITGFRVGMGGAAAYYGIQPDLLTYGKIIGGGMPVGAFGGRADIMNKLSPLGPVYQAGTLSGNPVAMVAGLTTLRKLADGRIHAQLEERNRKFVAGMIARLSSRTVTIAGVASVFWIVFQRELPRSAAAISSDGISHYNRMHESILDHGIYLPPSGYEVCFLSSAHTDDMLQQAADRLVDAITAEAHVWA; encoded by the coding sequence ATGGCAAAGACAGACAAATCTCGCGAATTGATGCTGAAAGCCGGTGCGGTGACGCCCGGCGGTGTGCATTCGCCTGTCCGCGCATTTAAATCCGTGGGTGGCACGCCGCGGTTTATCGACCGGGGCGAAAAGGCGTGGCTGATCGATGTCGACGGTAATCGCTATATCGATTTCTGTTGCTCGTGGGGACCGCTCATTCTCGGACACGGCGATCCGGACGTCGTCGCCGCCGTCAAGGCGCAGATCGATCGCGGCATGACGTTCGGCGCCTCCACCGAACACGAATACAACCTCGCGTCGTTCATCGTCGAGCAGGTCGACGCCGTGGAGAGCATTCGCTTCGTGTCATCCGGCACCGAAGCCGTCATGTCCGCTGTCCGTGTCGCGCGGGGATTCACCGGCCGTGACCTCATTCTCAAGTTTGAAGGCTGCTACCACGGGCACAGCGATCATCTGCTCGTCAGCGCCGGCTCCGGCCTCGCGACGTTCGGCCAACCGTCATCCGCAGGAGTTCCCCGTGCGCTCACGTCGGAAACCGCGGTCTTGCCGCTTGACGACGAAGAGGCGCTCGAGGCTTTCTTCAAACAGCACGGCGACCGGCTTGCAGCCGTCATCATCGAAGGCATTCCCGCCAACAACGGCCTGCTGATTCAACGCCACGAATACATCCGCCTGCTCCGTGCCCTGACCGAGAAGCACGGCGCGCTGCTCATACTTGATGAAGTGATCACCGGCTTCCGGGTCGGCATGGGAGGAGCCGCCGCCTACTACGGAATTCAACCGGACCTCCTCACCTACGGCAAAATCATCGGCGGTGGCATGCCCGTCGGCGCCTTCGGCGGCCGCGCCGACATTATGAACAAACTCTCTCCGCTCGGTCCGGTCTATCAGGCCGGAACCCTGTCCGGCAATCCGGTCGCCATGGTGGCCGGGTTGACGACCCTGCGAAAGCTCGCCGACGGTCGGATTCACGCCCAGCTCGAAGAACGTAATCGAAAGTTTGTCGCCGGCATGATCGCGCGACTTTCCAGCCGCACCGTCACGATTGCAGGCGTAGCCTCGGTATTCTGGATCGTCTTTCAACGCGAGCTGCCCCGTTCCGCGGCCGCGATCAGCAGCGACGGCATCTCGCACTATAATCGCATGCACGAGTCTATCCTCGATCACGGAATCTACCTGCCGCCGTCAGGGTACGAAGTCTGTTTCCTGTCTTCCGCCCACACGGACGACATGCTTCAACAGGCAGCCGACCGGCTTGTCGACGCCATCACTGCCGAGGCGCACGTATGGGCCTGA
- the hemC gene encoding hydroxymethylbilane synthase codes for MSRLRLTIGTRGSDLALWQARFVRDHLVREHGCDIAIKVIRTSGDRIDSIPFDKMEGKGFFTRELEEALLGCEIDLAVHSLKDLMTTQPDGLMLGAVGFRADRGDMLLVRPDAYTGIGLLGVRTGAVIGTSSARRACQITWHDPTLQIRDLRGNVPTRISRLREGRYDAIVIAAAGVTRLRLALDDLMVVPLDPEQFLPAPAQGILGMQVRTDDTPTRETVARLNSDDDAASAALERGLLARFDAGCSLPLGVYSEVDRNQYRLKAVLGSLSAGRWTRVETTEAVGNDIDRVVDRVFNNLRAPDARCA; via the coding sequence ATGAGTCGGCTGCGCCTTACCATAGGTACGCGCGGTTCGGATCTCGCCCTCTGGCAGGCGCGGTTTGTCCGTGACCACCTCGTGCGAGAGCACGGCTGCGATATCGCGATCAAAGTCATCCGCACCAGCGGGGACAGAATCGACAGCATCCCATTTGACAAGATGGAAGGCAAAGGTTTCTTTACCAGAGAACTTGAAGAGGCGCTGCTCGGCTGCGAAATCGACCTGGCCGTCCATTCACTCAAGGACCTCATGACGACACAACCCGACGGGTTAATGCTGGGCGCGGTTGGCTTCAGGGCCGACCGGGGCGACATGCTGTTGGTACGACCCGATGCGTACACCGGTATCGGCCTGCTCGGGGTACGCACCGGCGCCGTGATCGGCACAAGCTCCGCCCGGCGCGCTTGCCAGATAACCTGGCACGATCCGACCCTGCAGATTCGCGATCTCCGTGGCAACGTCCCCACCCGGATCAGCCGCCTGCGCGAAGGTCGATACGATGCCATCGTCATTGCCGCCGCCGGCGTAACACGGCTTCGGCTGGCATTGGATGATCTGATGGTGGTTCCGCTGGACCCGGAGCAGTTCCTCCCGGCGCCGGCCCAGGGAATACTCGGCATGCAGGTCAGAACGGACGATACGCCGACTCGGGAAACCGTCGCGCGTCTCAACTCGGACGACGATGCGGCTTCCGCCGCGCTCGAACGCGGTCTGCTCGCCAGATTCGACGCAGGCTGCTCCTTGCCGCTCGGTGTCTATTCGGAAGTCGACCGGAATCAGTACCGGCTGAAGGCCGTCCTTGGATCTCTCAGCGCCGGTCGCTGGACAAGAGTAGAGACAACGGAAGCAGTCGGCAACGATATCGATCGGGTAGTCGACCGTGTGTTCAACAATCTCAGAGCGCCCGATGCAAGGTGTGCCTGA
- the hemA gene encoding glutamyl-tRNA reductase produces the protein MTFGIIGTSIWQQNLPLLEQLTLGRDTREADLARLKHALGLSELIYLATCNRVEFIYATDTGESENHVLHRLIDYFFRGKRSISFFPNDFYSFTGREAITHLFRTVASLESLVVGETQITGQFRQSWHDARSAGMCGPILDSLAQEALLVARQVKRNTDLGSGALSMASLAAERLYACLAGRERAVVALVGSGVMTSKLAKQIAQWPSVELLFVNRTAEKADLLASQFGGRAMPLAAFVERPIAVDAIISATASSDPVFDRSFADRLSLSPNTVLCIDLAVPRDFAPECSVHPKLTVIDIPRLKSAAHGNLRKKFIEAGKANEIVKDAVTRYLSERIEVSLKPIFHKSYHETLELAEQALDNLFASRLTSLSADERDAVERLVKRLIGQSAFQPVKALSDRLVTLRTDLSFESLPAENSKAVG, from the coding sequence ATGACGTTCGGGATCATCGGCACTTCGATCTGGCAGCAGAACCTGCCTTTGTTGGAACAGTTGACCCTTGGCCGGGACACTCGCGAGGCCGATCTCGCGCGCTTGAAACACGCACTCGGTCTGTCGGAACTCATATATCTCGCCACGTGCAACCGCGTCGAGTTCATCTACGCGACCGATACCGGCGAGTCCGAAAACCATGTCCTTCACCGGCTGATTGACTATTTCTTCCGCGGCAAACGTTCGATCTCCTTCTTCCCGAACGACTTCTATTCCTTCACCGGTCGTGAAGCCATCACCCACCTCTTCCGCACCGTAGCGTCACTTGAGTCGCTCGTGGTCGGTGAAACACAGATAACCGGCCAGTTCAGGCAGTCGTGGCACGATGCCCGCTCTGCCGGCATGTGCGGGCCGATACTCGACAGCCTGGCGCAGGAAGCGCTACTGGTCGCCCGCCAGGTCAAACGGAACACCGACCTTGGATCAGGGGCGCTCTCGATGGCCTCGCTGGCTGCTGAGCGACTCTATGCCTGTCTCGCGGGACGCGAGCGGGCGGTGGTCGCCCTCGTCGGGTCGGGAGTCATGACCTCAAAACTGGCGAAACAGATCGCGCAGTGGCCTTCCGTCGAGCTGCTCTTCGTGAACCGTACCGCTGAAAAGGCCGATCTCCTTGCGAGTCAATTCGGTGGCCGGGCGATGCCCCTCGCAGCATTCGTGGAACGCCCGATAGCGGTCGATGCCATCATCTCGGCGACGGCGTCGTCCGATCCGGTGTTCGACCGATCTTTCGCCGATCGGCTCTCCCTGTCTCCCAACACCGTACTCTGCATCGACCTTGCCGTCCCGCGCGATTTTGCTCCCGAATGCAGCGTCCATCCGAAGCTCACCGTTATCGACATTCCCCGCCTCAAATCGGCCGCCCACGGCAACCTTCGCAAAAAATTCATCGAGGCCGGAAAGGCCAACGAGATCGTCAAAGATGCCGTCACCCGTTACCTGTCCGAACGCATCGAGGTGTCGCTCAAACCGATCTTCCACAAGTCGTATCACGAGACGCTCGAACTGGCCGAGCAGGCGCTCGATAACCTGTTCGCCAGCCGGCTGACATCGCTCTCCGCCGATGAACGCGACGCGGTCGAGCGACTGGTGAAGCGGCTGATCGGTCAATCCGCGTTTCAACCCGTCAAAGCGCTTTCCGACCGACTCGTCACGCTTCGCACCGACCTGAGCTTTGAATCCCTGCCCGCGGAGAACAGCAAGGCGGTCGGATGA